A genomic region of Camelina sativa cultivar DH55 unplaced genomic scaffold, Cs unpScaffold00485, whole genome shotgun sequence contains the following coding sequences:
- the LOC104773193 gene encoding uncharacterized protein LOC104773193 encodes MRTMIGLSDLHETKTGSIKAPNTITEDSYDLDGENFGQETTTEQPPIKSATPLNPAPDQTTRVPDRVDPRIQTNPPNKTSDEKKKEKRFIPPPYKLSLPFPERFCKELLQKYKALFDKQMKKLELHMPIMDAFALIPPYQKFLKATVMERIKQVQGIVILSHECSAVIQRTVSPKKLGDPGSFTPPCLIGPLSFEKHLYDLGASVSLMPLIVAKRLGFKNFKPSDIQLIMADKSVSLPHGVLEDLPVKVGSVEVPTDFVVLEIDVEPKNPLILGRPFLVTTGTMKDVKNGKIYLTLGKGFTMNFDIQDAMKKPTIAGQTF; translated from the exons atgaggactatgatcGGACTATCAGATCTTCATGAGACGAAGACGGGAAGTATAAAAG CACCAAACACCATCACCGAGGACAGTTATGACCTAGATGGGGAGAATTTTGGTCAGGAAACAACTACCGAGCAACCACCAATCAAATCAGCAACTCCACTCAATCCGGCACCCGATCAGACTACTCGTGTTCCTgatcgggttgaccctcggaTACAAACAAACCCTCCTAATAAGACAAGTGacgaaaagaagaaggaaaaacgCTTTATTCCCCCGCCTTACAAGCTGTCTCTACCATTTCCTGAGAGGTTTTGCAAAGAACTTCTACAGAAATACAAGGCATTGTTTGACAAACAGATGAAGAAACTTGAGCTTCATATGCCTATAATGGATGCCTTTGCCCTCATACCTCCATACCAGAAATTCTTGAAAGCTACAGTGATGGAGAGGATCAAGCAAGTCCAAGGGATAGTCATACTTAGCCACGAGTGTAGTGCCGTTATTCAAAGAACAGTCTCCCCCAAGAAACTTGGCGATCCAGGATCGTTTACTCCTCCATGTTTAATAGGACCATTGTCGTTCGAAAAACACCTTTACGATTTGGGAGCATCAGTCAGCCTCATGCCACTAATTGTAGCCAAACGGTTGGGATTTAAGAATTTCAAACCTAGtgatatacagttaattatggCAGATAAATCTGTAAGCCTACCACATGGGGTGTTGGAGGATCTGCCAGTTAAGGTGGGATCTGTAGAAGTGCCAACTGATTTTGTGGTCTTGGAAATTGATGTGGAACCAAAGAATCCTTTGATCCTGGGAAGACCATTCTTAGTCACGACAGGAACGATGAAAGATGTGAAGAACGGGAAGATTTATTTGACCCTTGGAAAGGGTTTCACCATGAATTTTGATATTCAGGACGCCATGAAAAAACCCACTATAGCTGGCCAAACTTTCTAG